The DNA region GCCCGTCGTTCCAGAACACCGGGCACGACGAGGTGCACGCCGCGCACAGGATGCACTTGGTGGTGTCGTCGAACCGCTCGCGGTCCTCCGCGGACTGCAGCCGCTCACGCGTCGGCTCGTTGCCCTTGGTGATCAGGAACGGCATCACGTCGCGGTACGCCTGGAAGAACGGGTCCATGTCGACCACGAGGTCCTTCAGCACCGTCAGGCCCTTGATCGGCTCGATGGTGATCGGCTTGTCCGGGTTGACGTCCTTGATCAGCGTCTTGCAGGCCAGCCGGTTGCGGCCGTTGATGCGCATCGCGTCCGAGCCGCACACGCCGTGCGCGCAGGAGCGGCGGAAGGTCAGCGTGCCGTCGATCTCCCACTTGACCTTGTGCAGCGCGTCCAGCACGCGCTCCTTGGGGTCCATCGGGAGCTGGTAGTCCACCCACTGCGCCTGGTCGGAGACCTCCGGGTTGAACCGGCGCACCCGCAGGGTCACGGT from Actinacidiphila sp. DG2A-62 includes:
- a CDS encoding succinate dehydrogenase iron-sulfur subunit produces the protein MSTPTLDKQDGHSAALDAAENTAAHLITVTLRVRRFNPEVSDQAQWVDYQLPMDPKERVLDALHKVKWEIDGTLTFRRSCAHGVCGSDAMRINGRNRLACKTLIKDVNPDKPITIEPIKGLTVLKDLVVDMDPFFQAYRDVMPFLITKGNEPTRERLQSAEDRERFDDTTKCILCAACTSSCPVFWNDGQYFGPAAIVNAHRFIFDSRDEGGEQRLEILNDKDGVWRCRTTFNCTDACPRGIEVTKAIQEVKRALITRRV